From Salvia splendens isolate huo1 chromosome 3, SspV2, whole genome shotgun sequence, a single genomic window includes:
- the LOC121795965 gene encoding uncharacterized protein LOC121795965, which yields MATSDTKSGDATPPPPINYTNEELAQMIFDTNSRYAGHDRKLMSIQFDLESFAHRQDASTKKLMSIQFDLESFAHRQDASTKKLENSLALLIEASQNRWKEPPDPAGFNLATRGWRLPPSLTTLQRGVDLEPLPRVKPEAPRFNGENAPDWIRKIQRYYNHHYTPLQDRLYLTSYLFDHPASSWLTYWENNCKHKTWDEFLMAVKHSFDPDLYVDYVGRLAELRQTSSVDAYQTEFEDVMQKTTDVGSDTLISLFIAGLHDSIKQELLINRPPSLDAAFTLAQRLAACQSLPSAMTASPRPSWHNRDNRPKTTPALVVNYPPKTATTPQPRPEQNTWPIGRFNNKPRPNYPVIRVSAAERAEKTRRGECWWCPEPYSFEHVCSKKFYALMGADDEDDWIDDENGIPEDDGETMVITGDVSSIHVISPKIRPRTIRLTGRINDSAVSVLIDGGSTHNFIQPAVAEHLSLPLHEIKHFRVFVGNGESLRCSHACLHTPITMQGYTFEIDLFILQINGPDVILGVQWLQELGDVNKNYRHLTMKFDAGNRPIFLQGEGAEPRPISYNNLFSLVGQESDCELFELVSVSPELTTAEPACPGIGVS from the coding sequence ATGGCTACGTCGGACACAAAAAGCGGCGACGccacaccaccaccaccaatcAACTACACCAACGAGGAGCTTGCCCAGATGATATTTGATACGAATAGCCGTTACGCCGGTCATGACAGGAAGTTGATGTCGATTCAGTTTGATCTTGAATCGTTTGCACACAGACAGGATGCTTCAACTAAGAAGTTGATGTCGATTCAGTTTGATCTTGAATCGTTTGCACACAGACAGGATGCTTCAACTAAGAAGTTGGAGAATAGCCTTGCCCTTCTCATCGAGGCAAGCCAGAATCGTTGGAAAGAACCACCCGACCCCGCGGGTTTCAATCTGGCCACTCGCGGCTGGCGACTTCCGCCTTCACTGACAACACTACAGCGAGGCGTCGATCTGGAGCCTCTCCCACGAGTTAAACCAGAGGCACCCCGGTTTAATGGAGAGAACGCGCCTGATTGGATCCGGAAAATTCAGCGCTACTACAATCACCACTACACACCGCTTCAAGATCGCCTTTACCTGACATCGTATCTGTTCGACCATCCGGCGTCAAGCTGGCTTACTTATTGGGAGAACAATTGCAAACACAAGACGTGGGACGAATTCCTCATGGCAGTTAAACATAGTTTTGACCCGGATTTGTATGTTGATTATGTGGGTCGCCTTGCTGAGCTCCGCCAGACATCTTCGGTGGATGCTTACCAAACTGAATTTGAGGATGTCATGCAGAAAACAACCGACGTGGGCTCTGACACCCTTATTTCTTTATTCATTGCGGGGTTACATGACTCTATCAAACAAGAGCTGCTCATAAATCGGCCACCGTCGCTGGACGCCGCCTTCACCCTAGCACAAAGGCTGGCTGCTTGTCAATCTCTACCGTCTGCAATGACTGCTTCACCGCGACCGTCGTGGCATAACCGCGACAACAGACCCAAGACTACACCGGCGCTGGTCGTCAACTACCCGCCAAAGACTGCCACGACCCCGCAACCGCGTCCGGAGCAGAATACATGGCCTATTGGTCGCTTCAACAACAAACCGCGACCAAACTATCCTGTCATCCGTGTCTCTGCGGCTGAGCGCGCAGAGAAGACCCGTCGGGGTGAATGTTGGTGGTGTCCGGAGCCATATTCTTTCGAGCACGTTTGCAGCAAGAAATTTTATGCACTCATGGGAGCAGACGACGAAGACGACTggattgatgatgagaatggGATACCAGAGGATGACGGCGAGACTATGGTTATCACGGGCGACGTGTCTAGTATTCATGTCATTAGTCCAAAAATCCGTCCCCGCACCATTCGTCTGACGGGCAGGATTAATGATTCTGCGGTTTCTGTACTGATTGATGGCGGCAGTACCCACAATTTCATCCAACCCGCCGTCGCGGAACATCTAAGTCTTCCTCTTCATGAGATTAAACATTTTCGTGTTTTTGTGGGTAATGGCGAATCCCTTCGTTGCTCTCACGCTTGCTTGCACACTCCAATTACAATGCAGGGTTATACGTTTGAGATCGACCTTTTTATCTTGCAAATCAATGGGCCGGACGTCATACTCGGTGTGCAATGGCTGCAGGAACTTGGTGATGTCAACAAAAATTATCGCCATTTGACGATGAAATTTGATGCGGGAAACAGACCGATATTTCTTCAAGGCGAGGGAGCTGAACCGAGGCCTATCTCATATAACAACTTGTTCTCCCTTGTCGGCCAGGAATCAGATTGTGAGCTCTTCGAACTGGTCTCGGTATCCCCAGAACTAACTACTGCCGAACCAGCCTGCCCTGGCATCGGTGTTAGCTAA
- the LOC121795967 gene encoding RPM1-interacting protein 4-like yields MARAQVPQFGDWETEEIPYTMYFDNARKDKKGGQIYQMNPDDSAEAESKDKKSSFEKNPKHERPSSREEGEVRKSTSSPDVVSRKPANDASHRRHNSSQSGSDKLEVEALKPIEIRRPRHDRRSSREDGEMRRLTDSPLRHETAGRRNSSNSPHHRYGGSSAGETPKRHARNSVGSDRSTDHSPLHPHSQARVGGRNIGVSSPSWERKATSDGSLSLAPTTPGRSRLRSVTRGDDSPDRGPAVPKFGDWDETDPAAAEGYTQVFNLVREEKNSETGKVPVKPTETSYSSTQKEANDNAKGCFCFSWTRR; encoded by the exons ATGGCT CGCGCACAAGTACCTCAATTCGGTGACTGGGAAACTGAAGAAATCCCCTACACTATGTATTTCGATAATGCAAGGAAGGATAAGAAGGGTGGTCAGATTTACCAAATGAATCCCGATGACAGTGCTGAGGCTGAATCTAAGGATAAAAAATCATCTTTTGAAAAAAATCCAAAGCATGAGCGACCTTCTAGCCGAGAGGAGGGTGAAGTAAGGAAATCAACCAGTTCCCCAGATGTAGTATCTCGTAAACCTGCAAATGACGCATCTCATAGAAGGCATAACTCTTCACAATCTGGAAGTGATAAATTAGAAGTAGAAGCATTGAAGCCTATAGAAATCCGTAGACCAAGGCATGATCGGCGGTCTAGCAGAGAAGACGGTGAAATGAGAAGGCTAACTGATTCTCCATTGCGTCATGAGACTGCAGGCCGAAGAAATAGTTCCAACTCACCTCACCATCGCTATGGTGGCTCGAGTGCTGGTGAAACACCTAAGAGGCATGCAAGGAACAGTGTAGGGTCTGATCGCAGTACCGATCATTCACCACTACATCCGCATTCCCAGGCAAGAGTTGGAGGACGAAATATTGGAGTTTCTTCTCCTTCGTGGGAAAGGAAAGCTACATCTGATGGGAGCCTAAGTTTAGCACCCACTACTCCTGGAAGGTCTCGGCTGAGATCAGTTACACGAGGCGATGACTCA CCTGATCGAGGCCCTGCTGTTCCCAAATTTGGTGACTGGGATGAGACTGATCCTGCTGCAGCAGAAGGGTACACTCAAGTTTTTAACCTAGTAAGAGAAGAGAAAAACAGCGAAACGGGAAAGGTACCTGTAAAGCCGACTGAAACATCCTATTCTAGTACCCAGAAGGAAGCAAATGATAATGCCAAG GGGTGCTTTTGCTTTTCGTGGACTAGAAGATGA